From the Solanum pennellii chromosome 4, SPENNV200 genome, one window contains:
- the LOC114076857 gene encoding uncharacterized protein LOC114076857: protein MKGVLRFGKKGKRSPWKVRPYRNPKRIGKVAYELELQKELDAYNPVYHLSMFKKCMSDPSLIIPTDTIEIKDNLSNEEISVKILDRHVCKLRINKVGSIKILWRNQFVEEATSKAEEGMNKRYPHLFESGKNANQSTNFLLSTIKF, encoded by the coding sequence ATGAAGGGTGTtctgaggtttggtaagaaggggaagcgTAGTCCCTGGAAAGTTAGACCGTATAGAAATCCCAAGAGGATTGGCAaggtagcttatgagttggagctacaaAAAGAGTTAGATGCATATAATCCTGTGTATCATCTCTCCATGTTTAAAAAGTGCATGAGTGATCCTTCCTTGATCATTCCTACTGATACTATTGAGATCAAAGATAATTTGTCTAATGAGGAGATTTCGGTGAAAATCCTAGATCGCCATGTTTGCAAGTTGAGAATAAATAAGGTAGGATCAATCAAgatcctttggaggaaccaatttgttgaagaagctacttCGAAAGCTGAAGAGGGCATGAataagagatatccacatctctttgaatccgggAAAAATGCAAACCAAagtactaattttcttcttagtactATCAAATTTTGA